One window from the genome of Oceanisphaera sp. IT1-181 encodes:
- a CDS encoding sigma-70 family RNA polymerase sigma factor, whose protein sequence is MISLFGRKRAGPDSVSNTVAIKQQRYETLVYAVHGDLFRYAFWLCHDRQVAEDLVQETFLRAWKSLDSLKDDKAAKAWLITILRRENARRFERKQFNLVDLDTVQVPDQQSLGLEQAMENEWLRRHISELAEEYREPILLQVLGGFSGEEIAEILDLNKNTVMTRLFRARNKLKDALDKDTQTRGQHNG, encoded by the coding sequence ATGATTTCTTTATTTGGGCGAAAGCGGGCTGGGCCTGACTCGGTCTCTAACACTGTGGCCATCAAACAACAGCGCTATGAAACGCTGGTTTATGCGGTGCATGGGGATTTATTTCGCTATGCGTTTTGGTTGTGTCACGACCGTCAGGTGGCCGAAGACTTAGTGCAGGAAACATTTTTGCGCGCCTGGAAGTCACTGGACAGCTTAAAAGACGACAAAGCAGCCAAAGCTTGGCTGATCACTATCTTACGCCGGGAAAATGCCCGTCGTTTTGAGCGTAAACAATTTAACTTGGTGGACCTAGACACAGTTCAGGTACCCGATCAACAGAGTTTAGGGCTCGAGCAAGCCATGGAAAACGAATGGCTGCGCCGCCACATTAGCGAGTTAGCCGAAGAATACCGCGAGCCTATACTGCTACAGGTGCTGGGTGGTTTTAGTGGTGAAGAAATAGCTGAGATATTAGATTTGAATAAAAACACCGTCATGACCCGCCTCTTTCGCGCTCGTAATAAATTGAAAGATGCGCTCGATAAAGACACGCAAACACGAGGCCAACACAATGGATGA
- the fadI gene encoding acetyl-CoA C-acyltransferase FadI — translation MSATNPLTTHKGDRIAIVSGLRTPFARQASAFRGIPALELGTMVVNELLARTAMPASEVQQLVFGQVVQMPKAPNIAREIVLASTLPVSTDAYSVTRACATSFQAVSSMAESMLAGQIQVGIAGGADSTSVLPIGVSARLAEALLDLSKAKTFGAKFAIVRRLTLADLAPEPPAIAEYSTGLTMGQTAEQMAKSHGISREAQDELAHRSHQLATQAWQEGRLNDQVMATYVPPFKAAFEQDNNIRTDSKLADYAKLKPAFDRRHGTVTAATSTPLTDGAAAILMMTESRAKELGLKPLGYLRSYAYSAISVQHDMLLGPSYATPLALDIAGCTLADMDLIDMHEAFAAQTLANLKMFASQQFAEQHLNRSQAIGEVDMAKFNVLGGSLAYGHPFAATGARMITQTLTELNRRGGGLALTTACAAGGLGVAMVLEAAQ, via the coding sequence ATGTCGGCGACAAACCCATTAACGACCCACAAGGGCGATCGTATCGCCATTGTGTCGGGATTAAGAACGCCCTTTGCCCGTCAAGCGAGTGCCTTTCGCGGTATTCCCGCCCTTGAACTGGGCACCATGGTGGTCAATGAACTGTTGGCCCGCACGGCCATGCCTGCCTCTGAGGTGCAGCAACTGGTTTTTGGTCAGGTAGTACAAATGCCCAAGGCGCCCAATATTGCGCGAGAAATTGTGCTGGCCAGCACCTTGCCCGTTAGCACAGATGCTTACAGTGTTACCCGCGCCTGTGCCACTAGCTTTCAAGCGGTGTCGAGCATGGCTGAGTCTATGTTGGCTGGCCAAATTCAAGTAGGCATAGCCGGCGGCGCTGACTCCACTTCAGTGTTGCCGATTGGGGTGTCGGCGCGGTTAGCAGAGGCGTTGCTGGACTTGAGTAAGGCCAAAACTTTTGGCGCAAAGTTTGCCATAGTGCGGCGCCTAACACTTGCCGACTTAGCCCCCGAGCCACCGGCCATCGCCGAATATTCTACTGGGTTAACCATGGGTCAAACCGCAGAGCAAATGGCTAAGAGTCATGGAATTAGCCGTGAAGCGCAAGATGAATTGGCCCATCGCTCTCATCAATTAGCCACTCAAGCTTGGCAAGAAGGCCGACTTAACGATCAAGTGATGGCCACTTATGTGCCGCCTTTTAAAGCCGCCTTTGAGCAAGATAACAATATTCGCACTGATTCTAAATTAGCCGATTACGCCAAATTGAAACCCGCGTTTGACAGGCGTCACGGCACCGTTACTGCCGCCACCAGCACGCCACTTACAGATGGTGCGGCCGCCATTTTGATGATGACCGAAAGCCGCGCCAAAGAGCTAGGCCTTAAGCCATTAGGCTATTTACGCAGTTATGCTTATTCGGCCATTAGTGTGCAACACGACATGCTACTTGGCCCCTCATACGCCACGCCGTTGGCGCTCGATATAGCCGGCTGCACGCTTGCGGACATGGATTTAATTGATATGCATGAAGCCTTTGCCGCACAAACCTTGGCCAACTTAAAGATGTTCGCCAGTCAGCAATTTGCCGAGCAACATCTTAATCGTAGCCAGGCCATTGGTGAGGTAGACATGGCGAAATTTAACGTACTGGGTGGTTCTTTGGCTTATGGCCATCCCTTTGCCGCCACTGGCGCGCGCATGATCACGCAAACCTTGACCGAGCTTAATCGCCGTGGTGGCGGTTTGGCGTTAACCACAGCGTGCGCGGCCGGTGGCCTAGGCGTAGCCATGGTATTGGAGGCAGCTCAATGA
- a CDS encoding outer membrane protein transport protein, producing the protein MSKQILKLSLVAAAMAMATGQAHSAAFQLAEQNATGLGRAYAGEGAIGDNASVLGRNPAAMTLFDRPALSAGAIYINPDVDVEGKGALATAGQANGLPTSSQDIADDAVVPFFYYVQPLNEQWAMGFGAFTNYGLSTSYQNNHYAGSVAGSTSLKTLNLNPNIAFKANQHLSLGAGFNAVYADAELIRHSGIAAGNVNAATGGATSLVPTSEFVRLKGDDWGYGWNIGLLLEADEYNRWALTYRSKVDLTLEGEYSSALPQQPNNASISAGLPVGTSSISKPGSLDLSLPAIAEISGFHQVQPDWALHYGLMWTEWSTFEELRALDNQGGSYFAKPEGFENSWRMSMGATHQLNDQLTLRGGLAYDKSPVPENARSISIPDVDRIWYTVGATYALNENLSMDASFAFLDGKKVTVREDSGIPNTPYEFISGGDAYLFGVQMNYTF; encoded by the coding sequence ATGAGCAAACAAATACTCAAGTTGTCCCTTGTTGCTGCAGCCATGGCCATGGCTACAGGGCAAGCTCACTCTGCCGCGTTTCAGCTGGCTGAACAAAACGCCACCGGCTTAGGTCGCGCCTATGCCGGTGAAGGTGCCATTGGCGATAATGCTTCCGTACTCGGGCGAAACCCTGCCGCCATGACATTGTTTGATCGCCCAGCGCTATCAGCCGGTGCTATATACATTAATCCCGACGTAGATGTAGAGGGTAAAGGTGCACTAGCGACTGCAGGTCAAGCAAACGGACTGCCCACCAGTTCCCAAGATATTGCTGATGATGCGGTAGTACCCTTCTTCTATTATGTACAACCACTTAACGAACAATGGGCGATGGGATTTGGCGCTTTTACCAATTATGGCCTATCAACTAGCTATCAAAATAATCATTATGCAGGCTCGGTGGCGGGCAGCACCTCACTCAAAACGCTAAATTTAAACCCTAATATTGCGTTTAAAGCCAATCAGCATCTGTCACTCGGTGCCGGTTTTAATGCCGTGTATGCGGATGCAGAATTAATTAGACACTCAGGCATAGCAGCAGGAAATGTTAACGCTGCCACAGGTGGAGCGACTTCACTTGTGCCAACCTCTGAATTTGTCCGCCTGAAAGGCGATGACTGGGGCTACGGCTGGAATATAGGTCTGTTATTGGAAGCTGATGAATATAACCGATGGGCACTAACCTACCGCTCTAAAGTGGATTTAACCTTAGAAGGCGAATACTCCAGCGCCTTGCCTCAACAGCCTAATAATGCTTCTATAAGCGCTGGATTACCGGTAGGCACTAGTAGCATAAGCAAGCCAGGCAGTTTAGATTTAAGTTTGCCCGCCATCGCTGAAATATCAGGCTTTCACCAAGTACAACCTGATTGGGCATTGCATTACGGCCTGATGTGGACGGAATGGAGTACCTTTGAAGAGCTGCGCGCCTTAGATAATCAAGGTGGCTCTTACTTTGCCAAGCCAGAAGGCTTTGAAAATAGCTGGCGTATGAGCATGGGCGCGACTCACCAGCTCAACGACCAATTAACTCTGCGTGGCGGCCTTGCCTATGATAAATCACCGGTGCCAGAAAATGCGCGTTCTATCTCTATTCCAGACGTAGACCGCATTTGGTACACAGTAGGCGCTACTTATGCGCTGAATGAGAACTTGAGCATGGATGCTTCCTTTGCCTTCCTGGATGGTAAAAAGGTGACGGTTAGAGAAGACAGTGGGATTCCTAACACTCCTTATGAATTTATATCAGGGGGCGACGCCTATCTATTTGGCGTACAAATGAATTATACTTTCTAA
- a CDS encoding EAL and HDOD domain-containing protein produces the protein MHCFVAKQAILDSDGKPLGYELLFRTSLENRFPDVDAELATRRLLAEQFLSQKIEDLVAHSLCFVNFPDALLREGLAESFQQQQLVIEVLETAIPDQALLNSIKSIKKLGLQVALDDHIPNKIWDIFFPYIDFIKLDLRQVSMPDCRRLIERCLVYPHIRFIAEKVETQQEFADSKDAGFHFFQGYYFQQPQVFSRRVLTTDEMAGFELLSFINEEIIDYDRLTELFTRDLTLSYYLLRYVNNVNSGYRLQSIDNLRNAIVFLGEKQLRRFAAIMMAAYISKDKNVELYRLSMIRAKWCELLANKVCPNLQEDAFLCGLFSLLDVLLERPMADILPHLSVTDPIRQALLEQKGKLGFLMGLMQDHEQANWSMLQQRLDFINLTEQDSSRFYESAIIWSQIIND, from the coding sequence ATGCATTGTTTTGTAGCCAAACAAGCTATCTTAGATAGTGATGGTAAGCCGCTGGGATATGAGCTGCTATTTCGCACCAGCCTTGAAAATCGTTTTCCCGATGTGGATGCGGAGCTGGCTACTCGTAGGCTACTGGCCGAACAATTTTTAAGTCAAAAAATTGAAGATTTAGTGGCTCATTCATTGTGCTTTGTGAATTTTCCTGATGCGTTATTGCGCGAAGGTTTAGCTGAATCTTTTCAGCAACAGCAGCTAGTCATTGAAGTGTTAGAAACAGCTATCCCAGACCAAGCGTTGTTAAACAGCATTAAATCCATAAAAAAACTTGGTCTGCAAGTAGCGTTAGATGACCATATCCCTAATAAAATATGGGATATATTTTTCCCCTATATAGATTTTATCAAACTGGATCTACGCCAAGTTTCCATGCCCGATTGTCGTCGCTTGATTGAACGTTGTCTCGTGTATCCGCACATTCGTTTTATTGCTGAGAAAGTAGAAACCCAACAAGAATTTGCTGATTCCAAAGACGCCGGCTTTCACTTTTTTCAGGGTTACTACTTTCAACAGCCGCAGGTGTTCAGTCGCCGTGTGCTCACCACAGACGAAATGGCTGGCTTTGAGTTACTGTCTTTTATCAACGAAGAAATCATTGATTATGATCGATTAACCGAGCTATTTACTCGCGACCTCACCCTCTCTTACTATTTATTACGCTATGTAAACAACGTAAATTCCGGCTACAGGCTGCAAAGTATCGATAATTTGCGTAATGCCATCGTATTTTTAGGTGAAAAACAACTGAGGCGTTTTGCAGCCATAATGATGGCCGCCTATATCAGCAAAGATAAAAATGTTGAGCTGTATCGTTTGTCGATGATAAGAGCTAAGTGGTGTGAGCTACTCGCCAATAAGGTATGCCCTAACCTACAAGAAGATGCGTTTCTCTGTGGCTTATTCTCCTTACTGGATGTCTTATTAGAAAGACCCATGGCTGACATCTTGCCCCATCTCTCGGTGACTGATCCCATACGGCAAGCCTTGTTAGAACAAAAGGGAAAATTAGGCTTCTTAATGGGCTTGATGCAAGATCACGAGCAAGCTAACTGGTCTATGCTGCAACAGCGCTTAGATTTTATTAATTTAACTGAGCAAGACAGCAGCCGTTTTTATGAAAGCGCCATCATATGGAGCCAAATTATTAACGATTAG
- the putP gene encoding sodium/proline symporter PutP, whose amino-acid sequence MTIEYPILITFVGYLVLTMLIGVIAYRATRSLSDYILGGRRLGPGVAALSVGASDMSGWLLLGLPGAVYLSGISQAWIGIGLVIGAWLNWLFVAKRLRVYTEQANDSLTIPDFLENRLADHSGLIRVVSAITILVFFIFYTASGLVGGAILFEKVFGLPYVTALLLGGGVIMAYTFMGGFLAVSWTDFFQGILMLLALIILPWAVMNELGGIDQTLSTLKEMDSTKLDFFHDFSLLGGLSLLAWGLGYFGQPHILARFMAIDSPASVPLSRRIAMSWMILSLIGAVAVGLAGAVYFAGVPLENAETVFLALSQAVFNPWVAGFLVAAILSAIMSTIDSQLLVCSSAITEDFYKRWFRPHAQDNELVWVGRFAVVAVALFAMFIALNPKSSVLDLVSYAWAGFGAAFGPVIILSLYWPRLTRNGALAGIVLGALTVIGWKQLTGGPLGIFDLYEIVPGFVIATLACIFISRLGTPPSQKVVLDFRRMESEL is encoded by the coding sequence ATGACCATAGAATATCCCATTCTAATTACCTTCGTCGGTTATTTAGTCCTCACCATGCTGATTGGTGTTATCGCCTACCGCGCCACCCGCTCACTCAGTGATTATATTTTGGGTGGCCGCCGTTTAGGCCCAGGTGTGGCCGCCTTAAGTGTCGGTGCGTCCGACATGAGTGGCTGGTTACTATTAGGCCTGCCCGGTGCTGTGTACTTATCCGGTATTAGCCAAGCATGGATTGGCATTGGCTTAGTGATCGGCGCTTGGCTTAATTGGCTATTTGTTGCCAAACGGCTGCGCGTGTATACGGAGCAAGCCAATGACTCACTGACCATCCCAGACTTTTTAGAAAATAGACTGGCGGATCATAGCGGTTTAATCCGTGTGGTTTCTGCCATCACCATCTTGGTATTCTTTATTTTTTATACCGCCTCCGGTCTAGTGGGCGGCGCTATTTTATTTGAAAAAGTATTTGGCCTGCCTTATGTCACCGCCCTGCTGTTGGGTGGCGGCGTGATCATGGCGTACACCTTTATGGGCGGCTTTTTGGCCGTGTCTTGGACGGACTTTTTTCAAGGTATCTTAATGCTGTTAGCCTTAATCATCTTACCGTGGGCGGTAATGAACGAGCTGGGTGGCATCGATCAAACCTTAAGCACGCTCAAGGAGATGGACAGCACTAAGTTAGACTTCTTCCACGACTTCTCCTTGTTGGGCGGTTTAAGCTTACTGGCCTGGGGCTTAGGTTACTTTGGTCAGCCACATATCTTGGCCCGCTTTATGGCCATAGACTCGCCAGCATCAGTGCCGCTCTCGCGACGTATTGCCATGAGCTGGATGATATTATCACTAATAGGTGCCGTGGCCGTAGGCCTAGCGGGGGCGGTATATTTTGCAGGCGTGCCGCTTGAGAACGCAGAGACTGTGTTCTTGGCGCTGTCTCAAGCGGTGTTTAATCCTTGGGTAGCAGGCTTTTTGGTTGCCGCTATTTTGTCCGCCATCATGAGTACCATAGACTCACAGTTGTTGGTGTGTTCGTCGGCCATTACCGAGGACTTTTATAAACGCTGGTTTCGCCCCCATGCACAAGATAATGAATTAGTGTGGGTGGGTCGATTCGCTGTGGTAGCGGTGGCGCTCTTTGCCATGTTTATTGCGCTTAACCCTAAATCGTCCGTATTAGATTTAGTCAGTTACGCATGGGCAGGCTTTGGTGCAGCCTTTGGCCCAGTGATTATCTTGAGCCTGTATTGGCCGCGTCTCACCCGTAATGGTGCCTTAGCGGGCATTGTGTTGGGCGCCTTAACGGTGATTGGTTGGAAGCAGCTCACCGGTGGCCCGCTGGGCATTTTTGACTTGTATGAAATCGTACCCGGCTTTGTGATTGCCACTTTGGCTTGTATCTTTATTAGTCGCTTAGGTACACCCCCCAGTCAAAAGGTAGTCTTAGATTTTAGACGCATGGAGTCTGAGCTTTAA
- a CDS encoding DUF3379 family protein, which produces MDELEFRRRAYANPNDTSAEFSQAQHSSDRNGALVAQLQHFDAKLNRALQEPVPEHLAATLLQTAQLHAQRTGEAGLNGEAAQARVPLRQQPSTALGWRHLAIAASITFVLGFSTRFISFSESSTTGVTSMGQIAMAHVHAESALTQTVNENVTLTAVNAKLQPYGTQLQSLSEVGQVYYANHCLFGNGPAAHLVIQGEHQRVHVFVLPPDHELADAHRFADAQDFSDKQYFSDKQYFSDQQYHGEILSTAFNKLVVVSEKNEDLDAMARKIQASLDRQI; this is translated from the coding sequence ATGGATGAGTTAGAGTTTAGGCGTCGAGCGTATGCCAACCCCAACGACACTAGCGCTGAATTTTCACAGGCTCAGCATAGCTCTGACCGTAATGGTGCGTTAGTCGCGCAACTGCAACACTTTGACGCCAAGCTCAACCGTGCGCTGCAAGAGCCGGTACCCGAACATTTGGCTGCCACCTTATTGCAGACCGCTCAGTTGCACGCGCAGCGCACTGGCGAAGCGGGGCTGAACGGCGAAGCGGCTCAGGCAAGAGTACCCCTTAGACAACAGCCGAGTACCGCTTTGGGATGGCGCCATTTGGCCATAGCCGCCTCTATTACCTTTGTGTTGGGATTTTCGACGCGTTTTATCTCTTTTTCTGAGTCCAGCACCACAGGCGTGACTAGCATGGGTCAAATAGCCATGGCGCATGTGCATGCGGAGTCGGCGCTCACTCAAACTGTGAATGAAAACGTCACTCTCACCGCCGTCAATGCCAAGTTGCAGCCTTATGGCACACAGCTGCAAAGCTTAAGCGAGGTAGGACAGGTGTATTACGCCAATCATTGTTTGTTTGGCAATGGTCCGGCGGCGCATTTGGTGATTCAGGGTGAGCACCAAAGAGTGCATGTGTTTGTGCTGCCACCGGATCACGAGTTAGCCGATGCCCATCGCTTTGCGGATGCACAGGATTTTTCGGACAAACAGTATTTTTCAGATAAACAGTACTTTTCTGATCAACAGTATCATGGCGAAATCCTGTCCACGGCGTTTAATAAACTGGTGGTGGTGAGCGAGAAAAACGAAGACCTCGATGCCATGGCCCGTAAAATTCAAGCTTCATTAGACAGACAGATTTAA
- the fadJ gene encoding fatty acid oxidation complex subunit alpha FadJ, which yields MNQVQPDLALDQVNIDNTSQSAFSLQLQDDIGIITLDVPGQRMNTLRESFVDDIRALLAEIAENRQIKGLVLRSGKPDSFIAGADVNMLAACSSVEQAKTLSEAGQNVFNELAALDLPIIAAIHGACLGGGLELALACHGRVCSDDTKTRLGLPEVQLGLIPGSGGTQRLPQLVGLTTALDMMLTGKQLRAKQALKCGLVDDMVPASILLDTAIALARKSMARKGMAGNGKTRTGKSPSGKSNHGSKNTLSQWALEGNPVGRKLVFDKAQSTVKAKTGGHYPAPFKLLEVVKVGLEQGISQGLAAEAQAFGELVMSPESAALRQLFFATTDMKKETYWQGAEPGVLSHIGVLGGGLMGGGIAFVTATKAELPVRIKDISHHGINQAMQSAHRLLATKVRKKHLRAPEMHQQLSRITGTLNYSGFERVEMVVEAVFEDLEVKRQMVAEVEAHCAPSTVFATNTSSLPIHQIAEGAARPEQILGLHYFSPVDKMPLAEIIPHAGTSATAVATALKLARAQGKTPIVVQDKAGFYVNRILAPYLNEAARLLLGGEPVDAIDRALVEYGFPVGPMTLLDEVGIDVAAKISPILARELGERFVAPEAFNKLLEDNRKGKKNGRGFYRYEAKKRTKKHKPVDESVYKLLKVKPLSQLPAQELAERCVLLMLNEAALALDEGVIASARDGDIGAIFGIGYPPFTGGPFFYMHQLGIQAVIDKMQEYVRKYGARFTPSEPLLRMAAEGKSYY from the coding sequence ATGAACCAAGTTCAACCTGATCTCGCTCTTGATCAAGTTAATATTGATAACACAAGTCAGTCTGCCTTTAGCCTGCAGCTGCAAGACGATATCGGCATTATTACGCTGGACGTACCTGGGCAGCGCATGAACACACTGCGCGAAAGCTTTGTAGACGATATTCGCGCCCTTTTGGCAGAGATTGCCGAAAACCGCCAGATCAAAGGCTTGGTGTTGCGCTCCGGCAAACCGGACTCTTTTATTGCCGGCGCCGACGTTAATATGCTGGCTGCCTGCAGCAGTGTGGAGCAAGCCAAGACACTGTCTGAGGCGGGGCAAAATGTGTTTAATGAACTCGCCGCCTTAGACTTACCCATTATTGCCGCCATTCACGGTGCCTGCTTAGGCGGCGGCCTAGAGCTGGCGCTGGCTTGCCATGGCCGAGTGTGCAGTGACGATACTAAAACTCGCCTTGGGTTACCCGAAGTGCAGTTAGGCTTAATACCCGGCTCTGGCGGTACTCAGCGCTTGCCACAACTGGTGGGCTTAACCACGGCGCTGGACATGATGTTGACCGGTAAACAACTGCGGGCCAAACAAGCGCTTAAATGCGGCTTAGTGGATGATATGGTGCCTGCGAGCATCTTGCTCGACACCGCCATTGCCTTGGCACGTAAAAGCATGGCACGCAAAGGCATGGCGGGTAACGGCAAAACGCGTACTGGTAAATCACCTAGCGGTAAGTCAAATCATGGCAGTAAAAATACACTCAGTCAGTGGGCGCTAGAGGGTAATCCTGTAGGTCGCAAACTGGTGTTTGATAAGGCACAAAGTACCGTTAAAGCTAAAACCGGAGGCCATTATCCGGCGCCATTTAAGTTACTTGAGGTAGTAAAAGTCGGGCTAGAGCAGGGCATAAGCCAAGGCTTAGCCGCCGAAGCGCAAGCCTTTGGTGAATTAGTGATGAGCCCAGAATCAGCAGCACTGCGCCAGCTCTTCTTTGCCACCACCGACATGAAAAAAGAAACCTACTGGCAAGGTGCCGAGCCAGGCGTACTCAGCCACATCGGCGTGCTGGGCGGCGGTTTAATGGGCGGCGGCATTGCTTTTGTTACTGCCACTAAAGCCGAGTTGCCGGTGCGCATTAAAGACATTTCTCATCACGGCATTAATCAGGCCATGCAGAGTGCGCACCGCTTATTAGCGACCAAAGTGCGCAAGAAACATCTGCGCGCCCCCGAGATGCATCAACAATTAAGCCGTATTACTGGCACTCTTAATTACAGCGGCTTTGAGCGCGTTGAGATGGTAGTAGAAGCGGTGTTTGAAGACTTAGAGGTGAAGCGCCAGATGGTGGCAGAGGTCGAAGCGCACTGCGCGCCAAGCACCGTATTTGCCACCAACACCTCTTCTTTGCCGATCCATCAAATTGCTGAAGGTGCAGCGCGCCCCGAGCAAATATTAGGGCTGCACTATTTCAGTCCGGTCGATAAAATGCCATTAGCTGAGATAATTCCCCATGCGGGTACCAGTGCCACGGCGGTGGCCACGGCGCTGAAACTGGCCAGAGCACAGGGCAAAACGCCGATCGTGGTACAAGACAAAGCCGGCTTTTATGTGAACCGCATTTTAGCGCCTTACTTAAATGAAGCGGCGCGGCTGTTGCTGGGCGGCGAGCCGGTGGATGCCATTGACCGCGCGTTGGTAGAGTATGGCTTTCCGGTCGGGCCCATGACCTTGCTGGATGAAGTGGGCATAGATGTAGCCGCCAAAATTTCGCCTATTTTAGCCCGTGAACTGGGTGAGCGTTTTGTGGCGCCCGAGGCCTTTAACAAACTGCTGGAAGATAACCGTAAGGGTAAGAAGAATGGCCGTGGTTTTTATCGCTATGAAGCGAAAAAGCGCACTAAGAAGCACAAGCCGGTGGATGAAAGCGTCTATAAGTTGCTGAAAGTGAAGCCGCTCAGTCAATTACCGGCTCAAGAGTTAGCCGAGCGTTGCGTGTTACTGATGCTTAACGAAGCGGCGCTGGCGCTGGATGAAGGTGTGATTGCCTCGGCACGGGACGGCGATATTGGTGCCATTTTTGGCATCGGTTATCCGCCTTTTACCGGCGGGCCTTTCTTTTATATGCATCAGCTCGGTATTCAAGCAGTGATAGATAAAATGCAAGAATACGTGCGTAAATACGGCGCGCGCTTTACGCCCAGCGAGCCTTTGCTTCGTATGGCGGCAGAGGGCAAGAGTTATTATTGA
- a CDS encoding Na+/H+ antiporter NhaC family protein — protein MESSFIQNYWSLLPPLLAIVLAVLTRRVLLSLGLGIILAALLLQHFNPVATLQLLISSAASLFWSDNTVNEWNVNILIFLLLLGCIISMLSRIGATLAFAEWAQVRIKNRRQAKMMTGLLVFIFFIDDYFHSLSVGTICRPVTDRFNISRAKLAYLLDSTAAPVCVLMPVSSWGAYIIALVGGILVSHGITGHSALGAFLMMGSMNYYAIFTLIMVLLVIRGGWDLGPMARHEEAALAGVLFDSAKGKPPGVEDNSEQIGRVIDLLLAIATLTLVTVAGLLFTGAQALSESGIEFSVLGALENTNVGRSLVVGGLAGLGVCAVGMVQQKVSAANWLQTLALGIKGMLPAIYILLLAWTIASLISQLETGQYLASLVQQSLPLFLLPAVLFLLAGMMAFATGTSWGTFGIMLPIAADMTMAIDVALLLPAMSAVMAGAVFGDHCSPISDTTILSSTGAACHHIDHVLTQLPYALSIALVSLVGYVALGYSASVMVGLIAATMAFILVLVFWHWQQRQQG, from the coding sequence GTGGAATCTTCTTTTATTCAAAATTACTGGTCATTATTACCGCCGCTACTTGCTATAGTGTTAGCTGTGCTTACCCGTCGCGTGCTGTTATCTCTGGGGTTAGGGATTATATTGGCCGCGCTATTACTGCAGCATTTTAACCCAGTAGCGACCCTGCAGTTACTGATAAGCAGCGCCGCCTCCCTTTTTTGGTCTGATAACACAGTCAATGAATGGAACGTTAATATCCTGATATTCTTGCTGCTGTTAGGTTGTATTATCAGTATGTTAAGTCGTATTGGTGCTACGCTGGCCTTTGCCGAATGGGCCCAAGTTCGTATTAAAAATAGACGCCAAGCTAAGATGATGACCGGGCTTTTGGTGTTTATATTCTTCATTGACGATTACTTTCATAGTTTATCGGTGGGCACCATTTGCCGCCCAGTCACGGATCGTTTTAATATCTCTCGTGCCAAATTGGCCTATCTATTGGACTCAACCGCAGCGCCTGTTTGTGTGTTAATGCCGGTGTCTTCTTGGGGCGCATATATTATCGCCTTAGTGGGCGGTATTTTAGTCAGCCATGGCATTACCGGTCACAGCGCATTAGGCGCCTTCTTAATGATGGGCAGCATGAACTATTATGCGATATTCACGCTCATTATGGTGTTACTGGTGATCCGTGGCGGCTGGGATCTTGGCCCTATGGCACGCCATGAGGAAGCCGCCCTGGCGGGTGTTTTGTTTGATAGTGCGAAAGGCAAACCACCCGGGGTGGAGGATAACAGCGAGCAAATAGGGCGCGTAATAGACTTATTATTGGCCATTGCTACCTTAACCTTAGTTACCGTGGCCGGCTTGTTGTTCACCGGCGCGCAGGCACTCAGCGAAAGCGGTATTGAGTTTAGCGTGTTAGGCGCATTAGAAAACACCAATGTAGGTCGCTCCTTGGTGGTTGGCGGCTTAGCTGGCTTAGGCGTGTGTGCGGTGGGAATGGTACAACAAAAGGTCTCTGCCGCTAATTGGCTGCAGACCTTGGCGCTGGGTATTAAGGGCATGTTGCCGGCAATTTATATTTTGTTATTGGCGTGGACTATTGCCAGCTTGATCAGCCAATTAGAAACCGGCCAATATCTGGCTTCTTTAGTGCAACAGAGCCTGCCACTCTTTTTATTACCGGCGGTATTATTTTTACTGGCCGGTATGATGGCATTTGCGACCGGCACCAGTTGGGGCACCTTTGGCATTATGCTGCCGATTGCCGCAGATATGACCATGGCCATTGATGTCGCGTTATTGTTACCGGCGATGTCAGCGGTAATGGCAGGCGCGGTATTTGGCGATCACTGCTCACCTATCTCAGACACCACTATTTTGTCGTCTACGGGAGCGGCTTGTCATCACATCGACCATGTATTGACTCAGCTGCCATACGCATTGTCGATAGCATTGGTGAGCCTCGTTGGCTATGTGGCACTGGGTTACAGTGCTTCTGTGATGGTTGGGTTAATAGCCGCAACGATGGCGTTTATCTTGGTATTGGTTTTTTGGCATTGGCAGCAACGCCAACAGGGATAA